In a single window of the Etheostoma spectabile isolate EspeVRDwgs_2016 chromosome 3, UIUC_Espe_1.0, whole genome shotgun sequence genome:
- the rasgrp4 gene encoding RAS guanyl-releasing protein 4 isoform X3 — protein MNKTKRKPNGESRKLVQRRRNTCPSPQDIARALQSPSSAPSASAASLDELIQRCLNSFDTEGKLSSPRGSQLVHMTLMMHSWVVPSQTFAQKLLTLYKDCPLDKRGLRRTQICHLIRQWISQFPAVFEADPLLEQTMGDLWALVRSGGQKTHSQLLDTSCLGPHGNIFQAPSPSVKKRKVSLIFDHMEPDEMAEHLSYLEFKNFCNVSFLDYRSYVVRGSVRDNPALERSVMMCNGVSQWVQLMILSRHTAQQRAQVFTKFIHVAQKLRALQNFNTLMAVTGGLCHSSISRLKDTSNLLTPDITKALSEMTELLSSRSNYINYRRVYNECVGFKVPILGVHLKDLISLNEALPNYIDEDKINLSKLQHLYSNINDLVAIHTCTPPFEANKDLLHLLTLSLDLYYTEDEIYELSYTKEPKNTKIQPVAPVKPPVVAEWGSGVTPRLDPNTISKHVKQMVDSIMKNYDQSQDGYISLEDFEKIAANFPFSFCTHETDREGQISREEITSYFMRGMSVCAKLGYNFKAHNFHETTYKRPTFCETCRGFLWGVIKQGYHCKDCGINCHRHCRDLVGIECLKKHKNTTGSCPCTPAPESRTKGNNWSSEEEAFVFPQCNETENNQGTSPWKNNTGDSTLLDRSTQTDPGVWTPEKRDKKGNHHNSLVHASPERKVNTLPQRTRGCSMPGSFLQEKMEELHLYKDKSREPD, from the exons aaagCCCAATGGAGAGAGCAGGAAGCTGGTCCAGCGCAGAAGGAATACATGTCCCAGTCCTCAGGACATTGCCCGGGCACTGCAGAGCCCCAGCTCTGCTCCCAGCGCCAGTGCTGCCAGCCTGGATGAGCTCATACAGAGATGCCTAAACAGCTTCG ATACAGAGGGGAAGCTTTCCAGCCCTAGAGGGTCCCAGCTGGTCCACATGACCCTGATGATGCACAGTTGGGTTGTGCCATCTCAGACGTTCGCCCAGAAACTTCTCACCCT TTATAAGGATTGCCCCTTGGACAAGAGAGGACTGAGGCGGACGCAGATCTGCCACCTTATcag GCAGTGGATCAGCCAGTTCCCGGCGGTGTTCGAGGCAGACCCCCTTCTTGAGCAGACCATGGGGGACCTGTGGGCACTGGTGCGGTCAGGCGGACAGAAGACGCACTCGCAGCTCCTTGACACCTCCTGCTT AGGCCCTCATGGGAACATATTCCAGGCACCTTCGCCGTCTGTGAAGAAGAGGAAGGTGTCTTTGATCTTTGACCACATGGAGCCAGACGAGATGGCCGAGCACCTCAGCTACCTGGAGTTCAAGAACTTCTGTAACGTTTCA TTCCTGGACTACCGCAGCTACGTGGTGCGAGGCTCGGTGAGGGACAACCCTGCCCTGGAGCGGTCGGTCATGATGTGTAACGGAGTCTCCCAGTGGGTCCAGCTGATGATCCTCAGCAGACACACGGCCCAGCAGAGAGCCCAGGTCTTCACTAAGTTCATTCATGTGGCTCAG AAACTTCGAGCTCTGCAAAACTTTAACACTCTAATGGCAGTGACTGGAGGCCTCTGTCACAGCTCAATCTCCCGCCTTAAAGACACCTCCAACCTGCTGACTCCTGACATCACTAAG gCCCTGAGTGAGATGACCGAGCTGCTCTCCTCGCGGAGCAACTACATCAACTACCGGCGGGTTTACAACGAGTGTGTCGGCTTCAAGGTGCCCATCCTGGGCGTCCACCTGAAGGATCTGATCTCCCTGAACGAGGCCCTGCCCAACTACATCGACGAGGACAAGATCAACCTGAGCAAACTGCAGCACCTGTACAGCAACATCAACGACCTGGTGGCCATTCACACCTGCACGCCGCCCTTCGAGGCCAACAAAGACCTTCTGCATCTGCTCACG CTCTCTCTAGATTTATACTACACTGAAGATGAGATATATGAACTTTCATACACCAAGGAACCCAAGAACACGAAGATCCAG CCTGTAGCTCCGGTTAAACCGCCTGTAGTGGCAGAGTGGGGTTCAGGGGTCACCCCCAGGCTCGACCCAAACACCATATCTAAGCACGTCAAGCAGATGGTGGAT TCCATAATGAAAAATTACGACCAGAGTCAGGATGGTTACATTTCACTGGAGGACTTTGAGAAAATAGCAGCCAACTTCCCCTTCTCCTTCTGCACTCACGAAACTGACAG GGAGGGACAAATCAGCCGTGAGGAAATCACCTCTTACTTCATGAGGGGAATGTCTGTATGTGCCAAGCTGGGCTACAACTTCAAGGCACATAACTTCCATGAAACCACATATAAACGGCCGACTTTTTGTGAGACTTGTAGAGGCTTT CTGTGGGGAGTCATCAAACAGGGCTACCACTGTAAAG ACTGTGGAATAAACTGTCACAGACACTGTAGAGACCTGGTGGGAATAGAGTgtttgaagaaacacaaaaacacaactggGTCCTGCCCGTGCACCCCGGCCCCCGAGTCAAGAACCAAGGGCAATAACTGGA GCTCAGAGGAGGAGGCCTTTGTTTTCCCCCAATGTAACGAGACAGAAAATAACCAAGGCACCTCTCCTTGGAAAAATAACACCGGTGATTCAACGCTGTTGGACCGCTCCACTCAGACAGATCCTGGAGTGTGGACACCTGAGAAAAGGGACAAGAAGGGAAACCACCACAACTCTCTTGTACATGCATCCCCAGAGAGAAAG GTCAACACACTGCCCCAAAGGACCCGAGGCTGCTCCATGCCCGGTTCCTTCTTGCAGGAGAAAATGGAGGAGCTGCATCTCTACAAAGACAAGAGCAGAGAGCCCGACTGA
- the rasgrp4 gene encoding RAS guanyl-releasing protein 4 isoform X1: MNKTKRKPNGESRKLVQRRRNTCPSPQDIARALQSPSSAPSASAASLDELIQRCLNSFDTEGKLSSPRGSQLVHMTLMMHSWVVPSQTFAQKLLTLYKDCPLDKRGLRRTQICHLIRQWISQFPAVFEADPLLEQTMGDLWALVRSGGQKTHSQLLDTSCLGPHGNIFQAPSPSVKKRKVSLIFDHMEPDEMAEHLSYLEFKNFCNVSFLDYRSYVVRGSVRDNPALERSVMMCNGVSQWVQLMILSRHTAQQRAQVFTKFIHVAQKLRALQNFNTLMAVTGGLCHSSISRLKDTSNLLTPDITKALSEMTELLSSRSNYINYRRVYNECVGFKVPILGVHLKDLISLNEALPNYIDEDKINLSKLQHLYSNINDLVAIHTCTPPFEANKDLLHLLTLSLDLYYTEDEIYELSYTKEPKNTKIQRRDMCVLSVGVTSSKQKHRLGAEYIKISHIKALYVREACYVPVAPVKPPVVAEWGSGVTPRLDPNTISKHVKQMVDSIMKNYDQSQDGYISLEDFEKIAANFPFSFCTHETDREGQISREEITSYFMRGMSVCAKLGYNFKAHNFHETTYKRPTFCETCRGFLWGVIKQGYHCKDCGINCHRHCRDLVGIECLKKHKNTTGSCPCTPAPESRTKGNNWSSEEEAFVFPQCNETENNQGTSPWKNNTGDSTLLDRSTQTDPGVWTPEKRDKKGNHHNSLVHASPERKVNTLPQRTRGCSMPGSFLQEKMEELHLYKDKSREPD; this comes from the exons aaagCCCAATGGAGAGAGCAGGAAGCTGGTCCAGCGCAGAAGGAATACATGTCCCAGTCCTCAGGACATTGCCCGGGCACTGCAGAGCCCCAGCTCTGCTCCCAGCGCCAGTGCTGCCAGCCTGGATGAGCTCATACAGAGATGCCTAAACAGCTTCG ATACAGAGGGGAAGCTTTCCAGCCCTAGAGGGTCCCAGCTGGTCCACATGACCCTGATGATGCACAGTTGGGTTGTGCCATCTCAGACGTTCGCCCAGAAACTTCTCACCCT TTATAAGGATTGCCCCTTGGACAAGAGAGGACTGAGGCGGACGCAGATCTGCCACCTTATcag GCAGTGGATCAGCCAGTTCCCGGCGGTGTTCGAGGCAGACCCCCTTCTTGAGCAGACCATGGGGGACCTGTGGGCACTGGTGCGGTCAGGCGGACAGAAGACGCACTCGCAGCTCCTTGACACCTCCTGCTT AGGCCCTCATGGGAACATATTCCAGGCACCTTCGCCGTCTGTGAAGAAGAGGAAGGTGTCTTTGATCTTTGACCACATGGAGCCAGACGAGATGGCCGAGCACCTCAGCTACCTGGAGTTCAAGAACTTCTGTAACGTTTCA TTCCTGGACTACCGCAGCTACGTGGTGCGAGGCTCGGTGAGGGACAACCCTGCCCTGGAGCGGTCGGTCATGATGTGTAACGGAGTCTCCCAGTGGGTCCAGCTGATGATCCTCAGCAGACACACGGCCCAGCAGAGAGCCCAGGTCTTCACTAAGTTCATTCATGTGGCTCAG AAACTTCGAGCTCTGCAAAACTTTAACACTCTAATGGCAGTGACTGGAGGCCTCTGTCACAGCTCAATCTCCCGCCTTAAAGACACCTCCAACCTGCTGACTCCTGACATCACTAAG gCCCTGAGTGAGATGACCGAGCTGCTCTCCTCGCGGAGCAACTACATCAACTACCGGCGGGTTTACAACGAGTGTGTCGGCTTCAAGGTGCCCATCCTGGGCGTCCACCTGAAGGATCTGATCTCCCTGAACGAGGCCCTGCCCAACTACATCGACGAGGACAAGATCAACCTGAGCAAACTGCAGCACCTGTACAGCAACATCAACGACCTGGTGGCCATTCACACCTGCACGCCGCCCTTCGAGGCCAACAAAGACCTTCTGCATCTGCTCACG CTCTCTCTAGATTTATACTACACTGAAGATGAGATATATGAACTTTCATACACCAAGGAACCCAAGAACACGAAGATCCAG AGGAGAGACATGTGTGTGCTCTCTGTGGGTGTAAcatcttcaaaacaaaagcacaggcTCGGTGCCGAATACATCAAAATCAGCCACATCAAAGCGCTGTACGTTAGGGAAGCGTGTTATGTG CCTGTAGCTCCGGTTAAACCGCCTGTAGTGGCAGAGTGGGGTTCAGGGGTCACCCCCAGGCTCGACCCAAACACCATATCTAAGCACGTCAAGCAGATGGTGGAT TCCATAATGAAAAATTACGACCAGAGTCAGGATGGTTACATTTCACTGGAGGACTTTGAGAAAATAGCAGCCAACTTCCCCTTCTCCTTCTGCACTCACGAAACTGACAG GGAGGGACAAATCAGCCGTGAGGAAATCACCTCTTACTTCATGAGGGGAATGTCTGTATGTGCCAAGCTGGGCTACAACTTCAAGGCACATAACTTCCATGAAACCACATATAAACGGCCGACTTTTTGTGAGACTTGTAGAGGCTTT CTGTGGGGAGTCATCAAACAGGGCTACCACTGTAAAG ACTGTGGAATAAACTGTCACAGACACTGTAGAGACCTGGTGGGAATAGAGTgtttgaagaaacacaaaaacacaactggGTCCTGCCCGTGCACCCCGGCCCCCGAGTCAAGAACCAAGGGCAATAACTGGA GCTCAGAGGAGGAGGCCTTTGTTTTCCCCCAATGTAACGAGACAGAAAATAACCAAGGCACCTCTCCTTGGAAAAATAACACCGGTGATTCAACGCTGTTGGACCGCTCCACTCAGACAGATCCTGGAGTGTGGACACCTGAGAAAAGGGACAAGAAGGGAAACCACCACAACTCTCTTGTACATGCATCCCCAGAGAGAAAG GTCAACACACTGCCCCAAAGGACCCGAGGCTGCTCCATGCCCGGTTCCTTCTTGCAGGAGAAAATGGAGGAGCTGCATCTCTACAAAGACAAGAGCAGAGAGCCCGACTGA
- the rasgrp4 gene encoding RAS guanyl-releasing protein 4 isoform X2 — MNKTKRKPNGESRKLVQRRRNTCPSPQDIARALQSPSSAPSASAASLDELIQRCLNSFDTEGKLSSPRGSQLVHMTLMMHSWVVPSQTFAQKLLTLYKDCPLDKRGLRRTQICHLIRQWISQFPAVFEADPLLEQTMGDLWALVRSGGQKTHSQLLDTSCLGPHGNIFQAPSPSVKKRKVSLIFDHMEPDEMAEHLSYLEFKNFCNVSFLDYRSYVVRGSVRDNPALERSVMMCNGVSQWVQLMILSRHTAQQRAQVFTKFIHVAQKLRALQNFNTLMAVTGGLCHSSISRLKDTSNLLTPDITKALSEMTELLSSRSNYINYRRVYNECVGFKVPILGVHLKDLISLNEALPNYIDEDKINLSKLQHLYSNINDLVAIHTCTPPFEANKDLLHLLTLSLDLYYTEDEIYELSYTKEPKNTKIQRRDMCVLSVGVTSSKQKHRLGAEYIKISHIKALYVREACYVPVAPVKPPVVAEWGSGVTPRLDPNTISKHVKQMVDSIMKNYDQSQDGYISLEDFEKIAANFPFSFCTHETDREGQISREEITSYFMRGMSVCAKLGYNFKAHNFHETTYKRPTFCETCRGFLWGVIKQGYHCKDCGINCHRHCRDLVGIECLKKHKNTTGSCPCTPAPESRTKGNNWSSEEEAFVFPQCNETENNQGTSPWKNNTGDSTLLDRSTQTDPGVWTPEKRDKKGNHHNSLVHASPERKVR, encoded by the exons aaagCCCAATGGAGAGAGCAGGAAGCTGGTCCAGCGCAGAAGGAATACATGTCCCAGTCCTCAGGACATTGCCCGGGCACTGCAGAGCCCCAGCTCTGCTCCCAGCGCCAGTGCTGCCAGCCTGGATGAGCTCATACAGAGATGCCTAAACAGCTTCG ATACAGAGGGGAAGCTTTCCAGCCCTAGAGGGTCCCAGCTGGTCCACATGACCCTGATGATGCACAGTTGGGTTGTGCCATCTCAGACGTTCGCCCAGAAACTTCTCACCCT TTATAAGGATTGCCCCTTGGACAAGAGAGGACTGAGGCGGACGCAGATCTGCCACCTTATcag GCAGTGGATCAGCCAGTTCCCGGCGGTGTTCGAGGCAGACCCCCTTCTTGAGCAGACCATGGGGGACCTGTGGGCACTGGTGCGGTCAGGCGGACAGAAGACGCACTCGCAGCTCCTTGACACCTCCTGCTT AGGCCCTCATGGGAACATATTCCAGGCACCTTCGCCGTCTGTGAAGAAGAGGAAGGTGTCTTTGATCTTTGACCACATGGAGCCAGACGAGATGGCCGAGCACCTCAGCTACCTGGAGTTCAAGAACTTCTGTAACGTTTCA TTCCTGGACTACCGCAGCTACGTGGTGCGAGGCTCGGTGAGGGACAACCCTGCCCTGGAGCGGTCGGTCATGATGTGTAACGGAGTCTCCCAGTGGGTCCAGCTGATGATCCTCAGCAGACACACGGCCCAGCAGAGAGCCCAGGTCTTCACTAAGTTCATTCATGTGGCTCAG AAACTTCGAGCTCTGCAAAACTTTAACACTCTAATGGCAGTGACTGGAGGCCTCTGTCACAGCTCAATCTCCCGCCTTAAAGACACCTCCAACCTGCTGACTCCTGACATCACTAAG gCCCTGAGTGAGATGACCGAGCTGCTCTCCTCGCGGAGCAACTACATCAACTACCGGCGGGTTTACAACGAGTGTGTCGGCTTCAAGGTGCCCATCCTGGGCGTCCACCTGAAGGATCTGATCTCCCTGAACGAGGCCCTGCCCAACTACATCGACGAGGACAAGATCAACCTGAGCAAACTGCAGCACCTGTACAGCAACATCAACGACCTGGTGGCCATTCACACCTGCACGCCGCCCTTCGAGGCCAACAAAGACCTTCTGCATCTGCTCACG CTCTCTCTAGATTTATACTACACTGAAGATGAGATATATGAACTTTCATACACCAAGGAACCCAAGAACACGAAGATCCAG AGGAGAGACATGTGTGTGCTCTCTGTGGGTGTAAcatcttcaaaacaaaagcacaggcTCGGTGCCGAATACATCAAAATCAGCCACATCAAAGCGCTGTACGTTAGGGAAGCGTGTTATGTG CCTGTAGCTCCGGTTAAACCGCCTGTAGTGGCAGAGTGGGGTTCAGGGGTCACCCCCAGGCTCGACCCAAACACCATATCTAAGCACGTCAAGCAGATGGTGGAT TCCATAATGAAAAATTACGACCAGAGTCAGGATGGTTACATTTCACTGGAGGACTTTGAGAAAATAGCAGCCAACTTCCCCTTCTCCTTCTGCACTCACGAAACTGACAG GGAGGGACAAATCAGCCGTGAGGAAATCACCTCTTACTTCATGAGGGGAATGTCTGTATGTGCCAAGCTGGGCTACAACTTCAAGGCACATAACTTCCATGAAACCACATATAAACGGCCGACTTTTTGTGAGACTTGTAGAGGCTTT CTGTGGGGAGTCATCAAACAGGGCTACCACTGTAAAG ACTGTGGAATAAACTGTCACAGACACTGTAGAGACCTGGTGGGAATAGAGTgtttgaagaaacacaaaaacacaactggGTCCTGCCCGTGCACCCCGGCCCCCGAGTCAAGAACCAAGGGCAATAACTGGA GCTCAGAGGAGGAGGCCTTTGTTTTCCCCCAATGTAACGAGACAGAAAATAACCAAGGCACCTCTCCTTGGAAAAATAACACCGGTGATTCAACGCTGTTGGACCGCTCCACTCAGACAGATCCTGGAGTGTGGACACCTGAGAAAAGGGACAAGAAGGGAAACCACCACAACTCTCTTGTACATGCATCCCCAGAGAGAAAGGTGAGATAG
- the rasgrp4 gene encoding RAS guanyl-releasing protein 4 isoform X4: protein MTLMMHSWVVPSQTFAQKLLTLYKDCPLDKRGLRRTQICHLIRQWISQFPAVFEADPLLEQTMGDLWALVRSGGQKTHSQLLDTSCLGPHGNIFQAPSPSVKKRKVSLIFDHMEPDEMAEHLSYLEFKNFCNVSFLDYRSYVVRGSVRDNPALERSVMMCNGVSQWVQLMILSRHTAQQRAQVFTKFIHVAQKLRALQNFNTLMAVTGGLCHSSISRLKDTSNLLTPDITKALSEMTELLSSRSNYINYRRVYNECVGFKVPILGVHLKDLISLNEALPNYIDEDKINLSKLQHLYSNINDLVAIHTCTPPFEANKDLLHLLTLSLDLYYTEDEIYELSYTKEPKNTKIQRRDMCVLSVGVTSSKQKHRLGAEYIKISHIKALYVREACYVPVAPVKPPVVAEWGSGVTPRLDPNTISKHVKQMVDSIMKNYDQSQDGYISLEDFEKIAANFPFSFCTHETDREGQISREEITSYFMRGMSVCAKLGYNFKAHNFHETTYKRPTFCETCRGFLWGVIKQGYHCKDCGINCHRHCRDLVGIECLKKHKNTTGSCPCTPAPESRTKGNNWSSEEEAFVFPQCNETENNQGTSPWKNNTGDSTLLDRSTQTDPGVWTPEKRDKKGNHHNSLVHASPERKVNTLPQRTRGCSMPGSFLQEKMEELHLYKDKSREPD from the exons ATGACCCTGATGATGCACAGTTGGGTTGTGCCATCTCAGACGTTCGCCCAGAAACTTCTCACCCT TTATAAGGATTGCCCCTTGGACAAGAGAGGACTGAGGCGGACGCAGATCTGCCACCTTATcag GCAGTGGATCAGCCAGTTCCCGGCGGTGTTCGAGGCAGACCCCCTTCTTGAGCAGACCATGGGGGACCTGTGGGCACTGGTGCGGTCAGGCGGACAGAAGACGCACTCGCAGCTCCTTGACACCTCCTGCTT AGGCCCTCATGGGAACATATTCCAGGCACCTTCGCCGTCTGTGAAGAAGAGGAAGGTGTCTTTGATCTTTGACCACATGGAGCCAGACGAGATGGCCGAGCACCTCAGCTACCTGGAGTTCAAGAACTTCTGTAACGTTTCA TTCCTGGACTACCGCAGCTACGTGGTGCGAGGCTCGGTGAGGGACAACCCTGCCCTGGAGCGGTCGGTCATGATGTGTAACGGAGTCTCCCAGTGGGTCCAGCTGATGATCCTCAGCAGACACACGGCCCAGCAGAGAGCCCAGGTCTTCACTAAGTTCATTCATGTGGCTCAG AAACTTCGAGCTCTGCAAAACTTTAACACTCTAATGGCAGTGACTGGAGGCCTCTGTCACAGCTCAATCTCCCGCCTTAAAGACACCTCCAACCTGCTGACTCCTGACATCACTAAG gCCCTGAGTGAGATGACCGAGCTGCTCTCCTCGCGGAGCAACTACATCAACTACCGGCGGGTTTACAACGAGTGTGTCGGCTTCAAGGTGCCCATCCTGGGCGTCCACCTGAAGGATCTGATCTCCCTGAACGAGGCCCTGCCCAACTACATCGACGAGGACAAGATCAACCTGAGCAAACTGCAGCACCTGTACAGCAACATCAACGACCTGGTGGCCATTCACACCTGCACGCCGCCCTTCGAGGCCAACAAAGACCTTCTGCATCTGCTCACG CTCTCTCTAGATTTATACTACACTGAAGATGAGATATATGAACTTTCATACACCAAGGAACCCAAGAACACGAAGATCCAG AGGAGAGACATGTGTGTGCTCTCTGTGGGTGTAAcatcttcaaaacaaaagcacaggcTCGGTGCCGAATACATCAAAATCAGCCACATCAAAGCGCTGTACGTTAGGGAAGCGTGTTATGTG CCTGTAGCTCCGGTTAAACCGCCTGTAGTGGCAGAGTGGGGTTCAGGGGTCACCCCCAGGCTCGACCCAAACACCATATCTAAGCACGTCAAGCAGATGGTGGAT TCCATAATGAAAAATTACGACCAGAGTCAGGATGGTTACATTTCACTGGAGGACTTTGAGAAAATAGCAGCCAACTTCCCCTTCTCCTTCTGCACTCACGAAACTGACAG GGAGGGACAAATCAGCCGTGAGGAAATCACCTCTTACTTCATGAGGGGAATGTCTGTATGTGCCAAGCTGGGCTACAACTTCAAGGCACATAACTTCCATGAAACCACATATAAACGGCCGACTTTTTGTGAGACTTGTAGAGGCTTT CTGTGGGGAGTCATCAAACAGGGCTACCACTGTAAAG ACTGTGGAATAAACTGTCACAGACACTGTAGAGACCTGGTGGGAATAGAGTgtttgaagaaacacaaaaacacaactggGTCCTGCCCGTGCACCCCGGCCCCCGAGTCAAGAACCAAGGGCAATAACTGGA GCTCAGAGGAGGAGGCCTTTGTTTTCCCCCAATGTAACGAGACAGAAAATAACCAAGGCACCTCTCCTTGGAAAAATAACACCGGTGATTCAACGCTGTTGGACCGCTCCACTCAGACAGATCCTGGAGTGTGGACACCTGAGAAAAGGGACAAGAAGGGAAACCACCACAACTCTCTTGTACATGCATCCCCAGAGAGAAAG GTCAACACACTGCCCCAAAGGACCCGAGGCTGCTCCATGCCCGGTTCCTTCTTGCAGGAGAAAATGGAGGAGCTGCATCTCTACAAAGACAAGAGCAGAGAGCCCGACTGA